The following DNA comes from Mya arenaria isolate MELC-2E11 chromosome 11, ASM2691426v1.
CAGCGggcttaaatttaaaaaagtgaaacTATCAATTTAATTTCTCTGATAAATCTCTGTTAACctccggaaagcatataataaaatactatatgtatatatgtgcaTGTAATGACAATACTGTATAGCTATTTACAAATTCTGGTAGATAAACTACTAATTTTGACAGTAATTAATAGTTATATTGATGGTCACATATTACCATATCGCCTATGATAACTCGAAGTGCTGTATAAGTCATAGTTACGTTCAATAATTAACTAATGTGACCAAATCATTCCAAATGGTCCCGTGGAGAAAGTTTCCTCGAGTGTAAGCAAAATTTACCGCTAAAGACatatgctattaaatacaacatttatacaatctttgtattgtaatatgattattattcaatattagcCGGCATCACAGTGCCAGCCTGATGAAACAGAACCGTGATACAGGTCGAATTgattaaggtatctgatgtataAATATGAGACCCCTGGTAACAAACTAATAGTTTTAAAGGGTTTAAGAGTCTTAATGCAAACACTATTACACATAAACCGTTTCGGTCTTGAAAGAAGGTCATCTTACGGTCCGAATTCAGTTGAAATCaggaaaaaaaattaataaccAGAATGTCTATTAAACATTcgttattttggtaattttatctaaatatttataatgaggaatttataccatttaaaatgaaacaaaaagaatACCAGCACAAGCCATCACAAGTTAACATAATGGTCAAATGCTCTATAAAATGACTACCTTAACTTATACATCGGATACCCTCAATACATAGGTATATTTCACCATATTAGTGTATTAACTTCCTCTTTTAAACAGATGACCAGGTGACTTTGAACGTTTCCGGTTCTACGAATGCTCCAGGCTGTGTATGTCTCAATGAGGGCGCCTCCGCGCCGGCAGCCGTCGTAAACCGgaagtgtttaattaatgttgCGAACATTATAGTCAGCTCCATTTGTGACAACTTTGCCGCTAGACAATATCGAGGACCTGAAAGAAGCACAGTAACAGTTCATAAAGGTTTCCAAATGTGTGGGATTGGGCCAATGCCCCATTGGCAGGAGATTTTTCGGACCGATTAATTGTAATCTACATGGTAGAGAACTGACTGCCGAAAATGCAAGCTCGTTATTCAGTTGATGATTTTATTAATATGGCGTTTTTATTTAGGAGCCAGTGGGTCATAGTTTGCACCAAGTATCTTCAACTTGATTTACATTCAAGATGGAGTTTATTAGTCAACATGCAGATTTAACTACGTCTCAAGCTGATATCAACGTGACACTTACCAATTGAATACGGATAAAATGCTTCCTTGCTCACAACAGCGTCATCCTTAATGAACCTCTCCGGCCGGAAGTTGTCCGGCTCCTCCCAGTAGGCGGGGTCAAGGTTAACAGATTGCATGTGCGTAAGCACCATTGTGTCACGAGGGATTGTGTAACCCTCGAACTCCACCTCCTCCTGTGTCGCGTGGGGCACCGACAGGGGCGCTGCAAGTATTTGAGGTTACAACATGTATTATATGTGGAAATGTCGTATACAAACATCGTACGGCAAAAAATGTCATTTGGCCATAAAACTCATGCAAAAACACGGGCTCTCGGACTTATTACGTATAAGACATGAATTAGGAAACCATATTTCTTAGAAGTTGTTAGAGTAAAGTTTGGCATTTGTTACGAACGCAATGGAGATCTGCGATGTCAAGGACATGAGCAGTTCTCCCAAGTACATGATAGAGTTCAATGAAACTAGAGTGGGCGTACCTCGGCCGCACGCTgacttgtttggtgtttgttggtgCCTTCGTCCGTACAACtaatgtaaatttgaaaaaacCTCGATGGCCATTGACCCACGCAAACATTCAAACACCAAATAAAGAGCGGTTCTCCAATACAGTTGTTACCTTAGTTACAGTTTAATAAAACCTAGAAGAAGGTACTTGTTAATTAACGTTTCTGGATTGAAAGAATACATTTCCGAATTTCATTACTTCGGATGACTGTGAGAAAGATAATGGTCGTTAAATAGACGAATCGTCTCGTGTCTGCCATCTGCTACACTCTAACACAGCGGAAAGGCTTCAACATAAAGCAGGAATAAAACTTAACATTATGGCAGTTGGTAAAAACTCTTATCAGCCTTTCTGGTAATCAGACCGTCCTTTGGTAATTACAACTGGCAATTAATGTCTTGAAGTTGATAAGACCGAAGAAAGGGGCATAAACTCTGTATGCACACCATCCAGTATATGCAAGAGTATGAGCCGTCTTATTTGTATAATCTTCTAACGGCATTAACTCTTTAGACTCACTCCCCATTACATATGAGAAAAAAAACGTCAATGACATGTAATGACCCTCATTTATATGCAAATATCTCACTGATGGACGCCAGCCTGAGTGCCTCGTTGACCGTGGCTTCCAGATACGGCATGTGTTTGATGTCCTCCATGCCGGGACAGGAACGCTCGCCCAAAAACTGGTAGCAAAGAAATATGGatacttaagtatttttaatgttttcttcgatacattattttaatcgACAGTGCAAATAATTCTAACAGCGTGAAAatcgtttaaatatatatagaaagCTATGGAACGGTTTTCGCCGCCGAAAGGCCCTTTATTATGACAGTACAAAATCACGTGATCAGTTTTCTCAGTCTTCTGATCTTTTTTGCTAAGTGTGTTAGTTTGTTTATACGTCAAACTGCTCAATTACatttaaactgtattttgtAACATAATTCTATAATAGTATTCATTATGTATGGAACTATTTTGTCCCTGCTCTGTCAAACTCGTTGTGTCGTGTAAGACGAATGTCGATTCCTGAATTGGAATCCTGAATTCAGAAAACGTGAAGTTTTCGCCAAATGTCACAGTCCATTTAAGATCATTTAGGGAACGCGTACACATTTCCCATCATTTAAACCAATGTATGGTGGCAATTGGCTGTGAGATGATATGGCGGGGGATTTTCCATTTCAATTTGACATTTCAAGGAATGCCGTGAACGGAGTTAAAAACAGGTCTTTCAATCCttgttgtttgaaatataagCCATGCACAATTATAAAGAGAAAAGCGACACCGTGCGAGATTATTCAAGGGTCCATGTCAGTTAATAAATTGCAGTGTTTCCTCGATATTAAAATGTGGGCACTTCAGCGAAACACTTTGAAGCATCGAAGTACGAGTGGCCGCAATTAAATGCATTAGTGGAATTCACTCTAAGTTCAACAGACAAACACTACCACATGATGGTGGTGACTGTTTGATCCAACAACAGgatttaaaggggctagacaccagatggtccaaaaatcggcaaatgcagtatttcctcaaaacaagcctagaattatcaatgcgagctagtaggaggctgataatacatcatGTTGCTGTCTAATCTGTgtaatagcgcataatggtttccaagttcaaatcatatatgtttatgagtaCAAAAACATATAGACCGACGCTTTTTTTAAACTAACTGTGATTTACGTGGTAGAAAACcctagtaaatttcgaattggaaaaatgtgcAATAACTGCGAAGGATGCATGTGACGTAAGCGATACAACAGTAAGtgtcaatgcgttgtacacaacgatgtcatatttatgaaagtttttgacaattttcttgttttcttgaaattgtATCATCTGATGTCTAGCCCCTTAAAAACAGTCCGGAGTTGTTTTCTCTGTTGGCCAACAGTCATGTCTGGACTTGGTACATTCGTACTGCTATACTaagtttcatgttaatatcgTTCACAGACCATGAGGTATTGTGTTTAAACAACGATGCTGATTAATACGACTTCACAGCTTTTTGAAgaactaaaatatatacaacactTACTCATCTTAACTCAACTCAACATATAAATTGATTTCGTTGAGGGTTGAACCTACCTCTTTGACGCACTTCCGGCACGTGTCTTGCACGTTCTCATCACGTGCCGTATATCCTACGAGCCAGACGAGCGCAATAGCCACGTTTTCTGTGCCAGCCACGAAAAAGTCCCGGACAATGTGATAGACATTCTCCTCTGAAACAACAAAGCGGGAAATGCTTGATGTGGGTGTGTACTGTACTGAAACAAGAAAGCGGGAAATCCTAGCTGTGGGtgtgtacttttattttacacCGCCTCCGCACTATCTATGGGCGTCACCCCAACTGTGAGTATCAGTCGTGTTAGGTTGTGAGGCACAGTGCTCAGGCAGGATGTAACCCTGGATAGAGCTTCCCTGGTCCGTTAACGTCATTCTCACGTCCCGCGCGGGAGAAAGTTAGTTGTTTTGTGGGAGTGGGGATCGAAACTACACGCACTGGATAGAAATGTTGGCATTTGAAACGCGTGAATTTATATTCCTTTGCGGAAACTATCCCCAGTTTGATACACCTATGCAGCCAATATTCTATTAATTGTTAATAAGTTGTAGAATGGTTTTATTTAGGTTCGTTCgcatatttaaataacttaattgGTCAGTAGTAATTATTGGAAACATATCGACTAACGAATGAAAATGTGGCTTATTTTGACTAAACCAATCAATTAACCATATTAATACATTCAGTTGGTTGTTGGTATACAACTGCATCTCTACTAATAGCGTGCAATAACATTggttttacaaaaagaaaaagatgtaCTTGATTGATCAATAAGGAAACACATGCGAACCAGTCTAGATAATTTCATTGACAACAAAGTACAACACTCAAGTTTTAAAAGTTCAAACAATTCAAAACTTCTTTGTTGTATTCTTAAGTATTCAACTTCCCTAGTGGTTCGAATGTTGGTCTAATGGATtacattttaacagttttaaacttatatatttgtgaacacttgtgaaacaagttattacaacataatattaattctgtcgttggcacgattttacgcgagagtgtggtcttgtgctgtggggggaaccggagaacccggagataacctacttgtccggcttggtgaccacaaaccaaactcacgtGCGCCCAgaccgggaatcgaaccaggttcgccttggtgagaagcgaatgCGCCACCCGGGTTCGACATTTTAATAGTGACTCAAAGTCGCTCAAATCATCTAGTGTTCAGTCTCTTGTCCCTGCTAACAGGATCGCCGGACGGATTCTGATATAATCGTTAATACGCTACCGACGAAAACGATCACCCATGTAccattttgtcttatttttttaattttcagcgGTTTGCGCATGCGCGCTGGCTCGTATATATTCCCACGTCTTGTGAGAAACAATAAGGATggtgtttctttatttttggtcttctaaACAATTAGGTCGGCGTTGGGCTGCGCCCGGCGTAATGGCTTAATAGTTGAAGaccaaaagtaaaaaaataatcctaAATCGgtcattaaaacaaaagaatgCATCTCCACATTGGTCTTAATTTCTCGAACAATCTTAATCCCCTTTTAACAGGATCAAGCTTACCATGGTATGAATTGTGCATTTGTCTCCTTTCCATGAGTGTTCAGGCTTTAAAGGTTAAATACTTTTAGTTTTGCAAAATCCAGTTGTGTAAAGATTTGGTAGTGAAAGACAATGTTAATGTACCAGCTCAGACTTGCACCCGAGATGTTGAacactcatttttttatataaatatttcattcttaCATGCTATAGTTTTGTATGAGTTATATTCTCGTTAAAGTGTCCATTTCACACGCGGCCTTTTGCTGTTGCATCCTGTTTGGTATATTCAATGATATGCATAAATATACTGTTCAACTCAGTACATAATATGAGTTTATTAAATCGTTTTTGAATAGTTTACGATTACATAAAAAGTATGCAACAAACAAAACGCGAATATAATCATCTCATAAAGTTGATATATGTACTTGAATAGCATAAAGTTAATAATGCAATTAAGCTATTACCAATTAACGGTTAAGAAAACCGTGCAACCGAAAGCTTAACTTGAATTGAAATGCGCATAGACACCCACTCCTTGCAAAACAATTTACACTACAATATCAGGTTTCCTGTGCAGATGATTACCCCGATACAGTATTCATTATattctgaaatatattgttCTAAATTGTATCCAATATTCTGAAAATACTGCATGTAAAAGAAACTTGCTTTATATTGCAAACGTGTCTTTACATTACGAAATAACGCTTCTtataataatgcttaactttatttatctttaaCATGTGTTCAACTTTTTGATGTTCGATATGTTAATTGCATTTCCGCATTTAACTTATATTGCTATGCcatgtatttatgttaatgtaacaacgatgaactgtatgTGTTCAAATAACAATCAATGTTCTGTAGTCAAAGTGTTTTTCTGTAATAAGGTGCGTTGGTTAAAATAATCAGACAAATACAGCAGTAGTTGTACACTCAGCCAGTCTGTTCTTACAGAAACGGTGTTTGTAATTTGGTCAAATAACGTTTTATTGCAGTAAAATGTTGTAGTGACGTCGATGAAATAAGTGACGTCATTAAAGCAATCGCTATTCATACAACCGAAATAATGCAACGTAAATTAGTCTTTGAATCGCTATTGTTCAGCTGTTTAGTTCAAATGTCGCATTGGAATAAGTAAATTGTAAGTGTAACTATTAATATtgttcacacacacacacctttGATGGGATTGTCATCACTCTCCTGAGCCAAGTACATGTCCAGAAGTCCCCGGATGTTGTCCTTATCAAAGTCTGTGCGTGCCTCCACCAACTTCCGGTGCAGGAACGCGCTCACTTTAGACAGAACTTCTCTGGTAGCTTTCGGCTGAAATAGGAACATACTTATACGAGACCCGTCACCGTGATCATGGCAATGTTTTATACAACAGTCAGATATCGCTTCCACCCACACCGGTCCACCTGTTTGAAacgtttgatatatatatatatatatatatatatatatgcgagCGGTTGAAAGCCATTGACAATGGAGTCCTCTTTGAAGTATGAGTAAAGCAATATGTGTTAATGTTTCTTGATCTTAAATACAAAAACCGTTGTCTGAATACGCAATTGCCAAGTTTTACATCAATTAGTTTTAATTCCCCTTTCTTCTCTCATCGAACACTCGCTGTTTCAAGGCGTGCACTCAGACgggaaaagaaattaaaagaaaatgacaatGTCAAACCTCTTCGTTACAGGGTCATTCTTTCAGATCAGTTCTGCCATTTCTATTTTAAGACCCGAAAATATTCGTAAACTGAATTTGAAAATTGGACAGGtcggtaaatacattcaaatatttttgaattccATACGACATGCCAAgaaatcctatccaattttagattaagaaggaaacccctgtatgccagcatatacctggattttagcagcatatgcattttgttccattcagtggttttgtgctaagggttaaagggctgacttggttctccatgtaattttatcagttatctgctgTAACAGCTAATTCACTTCATTTTATGGCCATTACGACCAACAAGGAATTCCGGGGAGCAAtgattttggtcatttttcggaaaaatctTTCTAAAGTGcatgtttcttttgtttaacgcttcatctcattttgtttattacgacacttgtcaaaaataaaacaaaaaattcattaatagtttattattaagtattgacatgattttcttaactataaaaagtataataattaattaaataagctaagcattacat
Coding sequences within:
- the LOC128208279 gene encoding cytochrome P450 2J6-like, translated to MSLRSLFDSVASADGSTALVVTLTVGLGIIVVARMSTRGKSRGGGRPPGPRRLPILGNLTQLAGNGTFFEKLNEMRKTHGDVLYLELGAVKTLVVFGHDMVKRLLVDYADSFQYRPVWLVEIKSLQLSNGIVWSNGADNQRLRRFALPCVFPGVGKQTLEQRIQIEAEALMSQLHERSGDSATLKDLFFRAIGNINCSVIFGKRYEYEDAEFGEFLALMDSLLQRQGVKNPLNFFPILQRLPEGKKPKATREVLSKVSAFLHRKLVEARTDFDKDNIRGLLDMYLAQESDDNPIKEENVYHIVRDFFVAGTENVAIALVWLVGYTARDENVQDTCRKCVKEFLGERSCPGMEDIKHMPYLEATVNEALRLASITPLSVPHATQEEVEFEGYTIPRDTMVLTHMQSVNLDPAYWEEPDNFRPERFIKDDAVVSKEAFYPYSIGPRYCLAAKLSQMELTIMFATLIKHFRFTTAAGAEAPSLRHTQPGAFVEPETFKVTWSSV